The Mesorhizobium loti DNA segment GCCCCGCGCTCTGAAAGCGCTTGAATCTGAAGGCGCTCTTCAAGCGGCGGAACAATCGGGCGCATCGTTTCAAGCGACGCTTTCCGTTGAGGCGGCGTGTGGACTGAAGCAACGAATTGGTAGCCGCGCCCTGGGATGTTGATGATGAACCGATTTCCATCTCGTCCGTCGCGCAAAACACGGCGCAATCCGGAGATGTGGACGGTGAGATTGGTGGGCACGACAAAGACATCGGGCCAAACGCGGGCCATCAGTTCCTGCTTGCTGACCAGCTCGCCTGGGCGTTCAAGCAAGGCGATCAGGATGCCCAGCGCGCGACTTCCGAGCGGTACCGGTTTGTCTCCCTCCAACAAAAGAAACTGCCTCGGGAACAGACGAAACGGTCCGAATGCAATTTCGCCTGTCACGCTTGGTTGGGGCCCGGGATCAAGTTGCGTGGGCGCTGTCGGCCTGGACGAGGGCAAGCGGTCAAAGATCATAGTCAATCCTGATGTTCTCATGGTGACCTCGCTTGCGTTAGGGACCCATTTTCTGCCTCAGCATCTACTCCGACGCCGCGAGAAGCGCCCGTTATAGGATGTGATGCTTTGTTAGATCCTGCGAGGCTCACCGTGTGCTGATCAAAAGCTGGAGGAAAAGAGCCAGCTGGGCAAACGGGCAATGACTGCGGCGAGTCGGCCCAACTGCGCGGTCAGATCAAGCTGATCGTCACGCCGATGTTGCCGCGCGTTGCTTTCGAGTACGCGCAGATCTGATGCGCTTCGTTCACCAGAGCCTGGGCGACCGTTCGATCAACACCGGGCAAGCTAATATTGAGCCGAGCACTGATGAAGTAACTGTCGTTTTCCATTTTTAGGTCTACTTCAGCGTCGATAGCGGGAGAGGCCGGCAAGGCAATTTTCTGTTTGCGGGCCACTTGCACGATTGCTGTTTGAAAGCAGGCCGACCAAGCCACAGCAAATAATTGCTCCGGGTTGGTGCCGATGCGAGCCGATCCGGGGGCCGCAAGCCTTATGTCGAGTTGCCCATCGGAGCTGCGTGCGATGCCATTCTCTCGTCCCTGAGAGGTCCGTGTCTTGGCCGTATAGAGCAGCTTTCCCGTGGTGCGCATCTTGCAGTCCTTGGAATCCTCGTCTCGCGAGCGCGGTGGCGCTGAGGGCCATGCTGCGCATGCAAGCAAGTCGCAGCGAAATCGATCACCTGCAGAAGCCGCGGGCACACGCGGGGAGGCTACGGCTTATGCCCGCCCGCCGATACGTCCCGTGCGCCCATAGTCGTCGTAGCCTCACCATCCTGCGCTCTCCTTTGGCTCCGTCTTCCGGACGCCTTGTCAGCGGCTCGCTGCGTTCATGGCGGTATTTTGGTCACTCTCCGCCTAGAGCTACGCCTGCCTTGCGGGGGCCGCCCGTTATGGCTTGTGAGGAGGTGTTAGAAGCTGTCAGCAGCTCTATATTCCCGGACAATGGGAGCTCGGTAGCCGAGGGCGAAACCCTCGACTTGCGTGCACTCTTCTGGCAGGGACGCAGGGCAAGATTTCGGCTAAAATTGTTGTCAGCGAGACAGTTCAGAGGAAGGCATGGCGGCTGTGGAGGACCACACCAAAGACGGTATTTCGTTTGGTGCCTTTACCCTATTTGCAGGTGAGAGGCTGCTCACCAGAGAAGGCGTTCCCGTCAAGCTGGGGGCGCGCGCTCTCGATATCTTGGTCACCCTGACTTCGGCGCCGAACGAAGTCTGCAGCAAAGAAGAGCTGATGTCGCGGGTCTGGCCCGGAGTTACCGTTGAAGAAGGTAGCGTGCGCTTTCATATAGCCAGTCTCCGAAAAGCACTGGGAGACGGAAAGGATGGCGCACGATTCATTGCGACTCTGCCGGGGAGGGGCTACTGCTTTGTCGCCGCGGTTTCGCAAGCCCGTAGTCGACGCAATGACGAGAAGATCGCCGCCTCAAACTTTCCGCACGCTAATATCCCTACCCGCTTGAGCCGAATGCTCGGACGCGACGAGGATGTGCTCAAGTTATCGGTTAGCCTGACCGCATCGCGCTTCGTCACCGTCGTAGGACCTGGTGGCGTCGGCAAGACGACTGTCGCGGTAGCCGTCGCACACCATTTGATGTCCGCTTTCGCTGGTTCCGTTCTCTTCGTCGATCTTGGAGTCGTTACGGATCCTGAACTTGTGCCAACGGCTGTGGCCTCAATATTAGGGTTGTCGGTTCATTCCGACGACGCGATACCGAGTTTGGTGGCCTACCTGCGTGACAAGCGCATCCTTCTGGTTCTCGATACATGCGAGCACCTCATAGAAGCAGTTGCCACGCTGGCGGTAAGCATCGTGGAAGCCGGACTCCAAGTGCATATCATCGCGACAAGCCGAGAGGCGCTTCGAGTTGAAGGCGAGCACGTCTATCGGCTGGATGCCCTTGCATGCCCCCCGGACAGGCCGGGGCTAACTGCCGCAACCGTGCAGAAATTTCCGGCAACGCAACTGTTCATGGAACGGGCTGTCGCAAGCGGCGCGCCTCTGATTGTGAGTGATCTCGAAGCGCCGATAGTCGCAGATATCTGCCGAAAGTTGGACGGCGTGGCACTTGCGATCGAGCTTGCGGCCAGACGTGTTGAATCTTACGGCCTGAAGCAGACCGCTGCGTTGCTCGACGAACGCCTGACGTTGCTATGGCAGGGGTCGCGTAACGCTCCACCGCGTCACAAGACCCTGCACGCGGCTCTCGACTGGAGCTACGGGCTTCTCTCCGAGCCGGAACGCTTGGTCCTTCGCCGCCTCGCGATATTCATCGGATATTTCACCCTCGATGCGGCGCTGGAGGTTGTGACAAGCACAACCGTGGACCGCCCGGCTGTTTTCGAAGCGATTGATAGCCTCGTCGCAAAGTCGATGGTGGCGACCCACCCTCTCGGCGCGATGGTGCGCTACCGGCTGTTGGATACCACCCGCGCATACGCGCTCGACATCGACATTGACGACACCGAGGCAACCGCCTTGTCGGTACGACACGCGACTTACTACCGCCGATGGCTCGAACAGACCGGGATCGAATGGCCGACCCTGTCGGCTGGAGCCGAACGCACGCCCCACTTTGCCGCGCTGAACAACGCCCGTGCGGCATTGGAATGGTGCTTCGGAAAAGGCGGCGACTTGGCCATTGGTGTCGGATTGGCCGCCGCCGCCGCGCCCGTTTTCTTGTCAATGTCACTGCTTCCCGAATGCCATCGCTGGTCGGAACGCGCTATCGCTTGTGTCGCTCCTTCGGCCCGTGGCGGACAACAGGAGATGAGACTTCAGGCGGCCCTTGGGGTCTCACTGATGTTTATGCGCGGCGGGCGCGATGCTGCGCGCGAAGCCTTGGAGAGAGGCTTGGCGATCGCTGAAAACAATGGCGATACGCTTGATCAAATACGCCTGTTGGCCCCACTTCATCTGTTTCACCGACGCAGAGGGAACTTCACGCGTGCTCTCGAATACGCGACGCGTTGTTCTGCTGCCGCGGCGACTGTCAGCGACCCCGTCGCGATGGCACTAGCCCATTCGAATTTAGGGCTCGCGCTTCATCTCGACGGCAGACTTGTCGACGCCCACAGCGAACTCGAGGCGACCCTGGCGGGCGACTATCTTCCCGAGCAGACCACGACGGTCTACCTTGGCGTTGAAGGCAGAATCCTGGCCACCGCCGTTCTCGCCAGAAATCTTTGGCTGCAGGGTTATGCCGCTCTGGCGACTGAATGCGCGCGCGAGGCTGTGGAAGAGGCCCGCAATATCGACCACTCATTATCGCTGGCAATCGCCTTGGTGTGGGCGGCGACGGTGTTCCTTTGGACAGGCGATCTGCAGAGCGCTGAAGCAGATCTAGATGAGCTTATTGCTCTGTCCGAAGCTCATTCCATGGCACCTTATGTCTTGGTTGGAAAAGGCTTCCGAGGCGAATTGGCTATTCGTCGGGGGGACGCGAATGCGGGCATAGAAGCCTTGCAGAGCTCTCGTCAAAAGCTGCACGCGCTCCCTTACGAGCTGGTCACCACCGAACTTAGCCTTGCGCTTGCGAAGGGATTTTCCGTGTCGCACCGCCTCGATGAAGGCCTCAGAACGATTAACGAGACAATCGAACTGATCGAAGCGAGTGGCGACTTTTTGTACATGCCAGAGGCGTTGCGAACGAAAGGTGTGATCCTTTTGTCGATGCCCCGGGACTCGAACGAGGGGGCCGAATCCTGCTTCGCACAGTCGCTGGAATGGAGTCGTCGTCAGGGTGCATTGTCCTGGGAATTGCGGACAACGACGGAACTGGCGAAGCTCGCCCTCTCTCGCGGACAATCGAAAAAGGCGCGCGCTCTGTTGCTGCCAGTCTTTGAGCAGTTTACCGAAGGTTTTGATACAGCCGATCTGAAAGCTGCTGAACAGCTGTTAAGCGCGATCGCCTAGCTGCGGATAGCTACGCACCTTCCGTCAGCTGTTCGACGTTGTCACGCTCATACCTGGCCGTCGCAACGCGCGCGCGTGCTGAGCGGCTCGCCGCCTGCGTCCCCCAGCACCAGCAAGATCCCACCGGTGTCGTGTGTGCCAGGTGACAAGTGGGTTTGGCTGTGCTGCAGCGGAGCTCACGGCGAAGGATGTGATAGAGCTACAGGGGCGCGACCGCCCAGTAAGCGCCCCAGCCGGTCCGCCACCCCACATGCCCTCCTGCCGATCTCTCATGCGCTCTACGTCCGGCCAAGTGCCCGTCAATCATCCGACCGGGCGAAATCTCGGATCTGTATCGAACGATCGGCCGTAAGAATCCCAAATGCGGCAGCTCGCAAAGATTCGCATCTCTTAGCGCCTCTTAACTCGCTTCGACGACAGCAGCAGCGCACTTTGGCCGTGTCACAACGAAGCAGCCGTCGATGTCGGCGGCAATCCTGGATGGGTTGGCACAGGAGGGTCCCATGTCTGCGCGCTTGCCATCACCAACACGGCGGGAAGTCTTGATCACCGCGGCTGCCATAGGAGCCATGAGCATGCTTTCGTCAAAATCCAAAGCGGCTGCGGAGGCCGCCTCAATCCATCCCTTCCAGTTCAGGGCTTCCGATGAGGATCTCGCCGATCTGAAGCGGCGTGTCGCGGCGACGCGCTGGCCGGACAGGGAGACGGTGCCGGACCAGTCGCAGGGCGTGCAGCTCGACATCGCGCGCCAGATCCAGGCGCACTGGGCCAATCATGATTGGCGCAAGGTCGAGGCCAGGATGATGGCGTATCCGCACTTCATCACCGAGATCGATGGGCTCGACATCCACTTCATTCACGTGAAGTCGAAGCATAAAAAC contains these protein-coding regions:
- a CDS encoding transcriptional activator, with the translated sequence MEGDKPVPLGSRALGILIALLERPGELVSKQELMARVWPDVFVVPTNLTVHISGLRRVLRDGRDGNRFIINIPGRGYQFVASVHTPPQRKASLETMRPIVPPLEERLQIQALSERGAYGFPTAGP
- a CDS encoding OsmC family protein, translating into MRTTGKLLYTAKTRTSQGRENGIARSSDGQLDIRLAAPGSARIGTNPEQLFAVAWSACFQTAIVQVARKQKIALPASPAIDAEVDLKMENDSYFISARLNISLPGVDRTVAQALVNEAHQICAYSKATRGNIGVTISLI
- a CDS encoding transcriptional regulator; amino-acid sequence: MAAVEDHTKDGISFGAFTLFAGERLLTREGVPVKLGARALDILVTLTSAPNEVCSKEELMSRVWPGVTVEEGSVRFHIASLRKALGDGKDGARFIATLPGRGYCFVAAVSQARSRRNDEKIAASNFPHANIPTRLSRMLGRDEDVLKLSVSLTASRFVTVVGPGGVGKTTVAVAVAHHLMSAFAGSVLFVDLGVVTDPELVPTAVASILGLSVHSDDAIPSLVAYLRDKRILLVLDTCEHLIEAVATLAVSIVEAGLQVHIIATSREALRVEGEHVYRLDALACPPDRPGLTAATVQKFPATQLFMERAVASGAPLIVSDLEAPIVADICRKLDGVALAIELAARRVESYGLKQTAALLDERLTLLWQGSRNAPPRHKTLHAALDWSYGLLSEPERLVLRRLAIFIGYFTLDAALEVVTSTTVDRPAVFEAIDSLVAKSMVATHPLGAMVRYRLLDTTRAYALDIDIDDTEATALSVRHATYYRRWLEQTGIEWPTLSAGAERTPHFAALNNARAALEWCFGKGGDLAIGVGLAAAAAPVFLSMSLLPECHRWSERAIACVAPSARGGQQEMRLQAALGVSLMFMRGGRDAAREALERGLAIAENNGDTLDQIRLLAPLHLFHRRRGNFTRALEYATRCSAAAATVSDPVAMALAHSNLGLALHLDGRLVDAHSELEATLAGDYLPEQTTTVYLGVEGRILATAVLARNLWLQGYAALATECAREAVEEARNIDHSLSLAIALVWAATVFLWTGDLQSAEADLDELIALSEAHSMAPYVLVGKGFRGELAIRRGDANAGIEALQSSRQKLHALPYELVTTELSLALAKGFSVSHRLDEGLRTINETIELIEASGDFLYMPEALRTKGVILLSMPRDSNEGAESCFAQSLEWSRRQGALSWELRTTTELAKLALSRGQSKKARALLLPVFEQFTEGFDTADLKAAEQLLSAIA